A stretch of the Kwoniella shandongensis chromosome 13, complete sequence genome encodes the following:
- a CDS encoding pre-mRNA-splicing factor CEF1, whose translation MVRIIIKGGVWRNTEDEILKAAISKYGKNQWARISSLLVRKTPKQCKARWYEWLDPSIKKVEWSKTEDEKLLHLAKLMPTQWRTIAPIVGRTATQCLERYQKLLDDAEAKDNDDLGLGAGEDEASRPAADVRALKPGEIDTDPETRAARPDPIDMDDDEKEMLSEARARLANTQGKKAKRKARERQLEEAKRLTFLQKKRELKAAGINLRPKKKKNGMDYNADIPFEKQPAPGFYDVGEENAKVYAAPVGRSLRDLEGKRKQDLDEADEKQKRQKGNDGKSNQAVQFVAAREAQIKKLKEQEQVIRRRKLNLPTPQVGEAELEDIVKIGQAGELARELVGGDGTSRATEGLLGEYEALGKAKMARTPRTGPQQDNVMTEARNLRNMINAQTPLLGDENTPLHGGDVGGTGFESATPRHGIAATPNPLLASTPARGGVLSTPRTVAGVGATPARTPFRDTLSINDGDSVYGETPRDEKRRMAEARRALKAGFASLPKPENNFELAETEEDEEEEEEGAVLTEEDAAERDARLRAARAEEERLEMERRSTVVKKGLPRPANVNTYKILDELNSVEIEGADSALAAAFRMVNLEVALLMKHDSIAHPVPGTTTPGGAPSDYDMPEDDLVVEAKRAIHMELAGALGLPGASDEQLKIAIGSAAEEDSDAFAQTWAKEMEGLVFSPSSQSWVEAASLSPEELSACYASMILSSRERVVAEATKASKAEKKLAKQLGGYQALNAKARKSIIETMEEIHSTQRDLETFLMLKGLEEAGAPGRLEKIREEVGILEKRERDLQAKYAELNDERREKLASVEQLEEDKVVLSAQAALEAQGGEAEDDVQMNGE comes from the exons atg GTCCGAATTATCATCAAAGGTGGTGTGTGGAGAAATACAGAGGATGAGATTCTCAAAGCTGCTATCTCAAAGTACGGAAAGAAC CAATGGGCACGtatctcgtcgttgttggtgaggaagacgcCGAAGCAGTGTAAGGCAAGATGGTACGAGTGGTTGGATCCCAGTATCAAAAAGGTTGAATGGTCAAAA ACcgaagatgagaagctgTTACATCTTGCCAAACTCATGCCTACACAATGGCGTACTATCGCTCCTATCGTCGGTCGAACAGCTACCCAATGTCTCGAGCGATATCAAAAACTCTTAGACGACGCAGAAGCGAAAGATAATGATGATCTGGGTCTGGGAGcgggagaggatgaggccAGCAGACCAGCTGCGGATGTGAGGGCGCTGAAACCAGGAGAGATTGATACGGATCCTGAGACGAGGGCTGCTAGACCCGATCCTATCGATATGGACGATgacg AGAAGGAAATGTTGTCCGAggcaagagcgagattggcaAACACGCAGGGTAAAAAGGCCAAGAGAAAAGCGAGGGAGAGACAATTGGAGGAAGCGAAGCGATTGACATTCTTGCAAAAGAAGAGAGAATTGAAGGCGGCCGGtatcaa TCTTCgaccaaagaagaagaagaatggtatggac TACAACGCCGATATCCCCTTTGAGAAACAACCTGCCCCCGGTTTCTACGACGTCGGCGAGGAGAATGCTAAAGTCTACGCTGCACCTGTTGGACGATCACTTAGAGATCTCGAGGGAAAGCGAAAACAGGACCTTGATGAGGCCGatgagaagcagaagcgacaaAAGGGGAATGATGGAAAGTCAAACCAAGCGGTTCAATTTGTTGCGGCACGAGAAGCGCAGATCAAGAAACTCaaggagcaagagcaagtcatcaggagaagaaagttgaACCTCCCTACACCTCAGGTCGGTGAGGCAGAATTGGAGGATATAGTCAAGATTGGACAAGCTGGAGAATTGGCAAGAGAGCTGGTTGGTGGGGATGGGACGAGTAGAGCGACAGAGGGTCTGTTGGGAGAGTACGAGGCTTTGGGAAAGGCTAAGATGGCCAGAACACCCAGGACCGGACCCCAAC AGGACAACGTCATGACCGAGGCCCGGAATCTCCGAAATATGATCAACGCCCAAACGCCACTGCTTGGTGACGAGAACACACCTTTACATGGAGGTGATGTCGGTGGAACCGGTTTCGAGAGCGCGACTCCTCGACACGGTATCGCTGCTACTCCGAACCCCTTGTTAGCCTCTACACCGGCTCGAGGTGGAGTCCTATCCACCCCCAGGACCGTCGCTGGCGTTGGTGCTACACCGGCTCGAACTCCTTTCCGAGATACCCTCAGCATCAACGATGGCGACTCGGTGTATGGCGAGACTCCACGTGATGAGAAGCGACGCATGGccgaagcgagaagagcacTCAAAGCTGGTTTCGCATCATTGCCCAAGCCCGAGAATAACTTCGAGTTAGCGGAGactgaggaggatgaagaggaagaagaggagggagcgGTGTTGACAGAAGAGGATGCCGCGGAACGAGATGCGAGATTAAgagctgctcgagcagaggaggaacgactcgagatggaaagaagaagcacggtggtgaagaagggctTGCCTCGACCTGCCAACGTCAACACATACAAAATCTTGGACGAGCTCAACTCGGTGGAGATCGAGGGTGCGGACTCGGCATTGGCGGCAGCTTTCAGGATGGTCAACCTCGAGGTCGCTCTTCTGATGAAGCACGACTCGATCGCCCACCCTGTTCCTGGAACGACGACACCGGGTGGTGCGCCATCCGATTACGATATGCCAGAAGACGATCTTGTGGTGGAGGCAAAGCGAGCTATCCACATGGAGCTTGCCGGTGCCTTGGGGTTGCCTGGTGCTTCGGATGAGCAGTTGAAGATCGCTATTGGATCCGCAGCTGAGGAGGACAGTGACGCTTTTGCTCAGACGtgggcgaaggagatggaaggattAGTCTTCTCCCCCTCATCGCAGTCATGGGTCGAAGCGGCTTCTTTATCACCAGAAGAACTTTCAGCATGTTACGCATCTATGATCCTCTCATCACGAGAGAGGGTTGTTGCCGAGGCTACGAAAGCTTCGAAGgccgagaagaagttggccAAGCAACTCGGTGGATACCAAGCTCTGAACGCTAAAGCGAGAAAGAGTATCATCGAGACTATGGAGGAGATTCACTCAACGCAAAGGGATTTGGAGACTTTCCTGATGTTGaaggggttggaagaggcgggTGCTCCTGGAagattggagaagatcagagaggaggtggggattttggagaagagagaaagggatCTGCAAGCGAAGTATGCAGAACTCAATGacgaaagaagggagaagcTGGCTTCCGTCGAACAG ctcgaggaggacaaggtggtctTATCGGCTCAAGCGGCTTTGGAAGCGCAAGGCGGCGAGGCAGAAGACGATGTGCAGATGAACGGGGAGTAG